One genomic segment of Pseudomonas sp. p1(2021b) includes these proteins:
- a CDS encoding type II toxin-antitoxin system VapC family toxin, translated as MAGKRSIVYWDTSAFLALLKSESGHGKGVLESLTSQAGAFDRGDIILATSTIGVMEVLSSNITDEGRDKFELMLRRSNFQLVMANEAVARQAASLRKHCYLSGKGAGSTEYLVSPADAIHVTSAMILHSDLLVTLDSKTKARKQELAMTAVSSFYPVPGLHPVSIMRPSLGMIGTDLL; from the coding sequence GTGGCTGGTAAGCGGTCTATTGTATATTGGGATACATCAGCGTTCTTGGCATTGCTTAAATCTGAAAGCGGGCATGGGAAGGGAGTGCTCGAATCCCTTACATCACAAGCTGGTGCCTTTGATAGGGGCGATATTATTCTCGCTACATCAACCATAGGCGTCATGGAGGTTTTATCCTCCAACATTACAGACGAAGGGAGAGATAAATTTGAGCTCATGCTGCGCAGGAGTAACTTCCAGCTCGTTATGGCAAATGAGGCAGTCGCTCGCCAAGCTGCATCCCTGCGGAAGCATTGCTATCTATCAGGAAAGGGCGCGGGAAGTACGGAGTATCTTGTGAGCCCGGCAGATGCCATTCATGTAACCTCCGCGATGATACTGCATTCAGACTTATTGGTGACGCTGGACAGCAAAACGAAGGCACGGAAGCAAGAGCTCGCCATGACCGCCGTATCATCGTTCTATCCGGTACCAGGACTGCACCCAGTAAGCATCATGCGTCCTAGTCTTGGCATGATCGGGACCGACTTGCTGTAA
- a CDS encoding DUF551 domain-containing protein, with the protein MSGWIKCSDRLPEVGTRVLAWSEQYGARESLYREHGKGSIAYAHGYPPYFSWEEPQSSWASSWKPTHWMPLPSPPTE; encoded by the coding sequence ATGAGCGGATGGATCAAGTGCAGCGACAGGCTGCCAGAAGTCGGGACCAGGGTTCTTGCCTGGAGCGAACAATACGGCGCCCGCGAGTCGCTTTACCGCGAGCACGGCAAGGGTTCGATTGCTTACGCCCACGGATATCCGCCGTACTTCTCGTGGGAAGAGCCGCAAAGCAGTTGGGCTTCCAGCTGGAAGCCGACCCACTGGATGCCACTCCCTTCCCCACCCACCGAGTAA
- a CDS encoding siphovirus Gp157 family protein: protein MSTLYELTGQFKELAVLMDGADEDMAIAVRDTMGAIEAEFNDKALAVSRVILNMDGDIEAVEAEIDRLQERKRIMSNRKGQIIDYLRENMEAANITKISCPLFTITLAKGRESVIIDDEKALPDDLVDSRVTYVPDKRAISERIKSGQEVKGAHLERGKSSIRIK from the coding sequence ATGAGCACTCTGTATGAACTGACCGGACAATTCAAAGAGTTGGCCGTCCTTATGGATGGGGCTGACGAAGACATGGCTATCGCGGTGCGCGACACCATGGGCGCCATTGAGGCTGAATTCAACGACAAGGCGCTGGCAGTAAGCAGGGTCATCCTGAACATGGATGGCGATATCGAGGCCGTGGAGGCCGAGATCGATCGCCTCCAGGAGCGAAAGCGGATCATGTCCAATCGCAAGGGACAGATCATCGACTACCTGCGCGAGAACATGGAGGCGGCGAACATCACCAAGATTAGCTGCCCCCTCTTCACCATCACTCTGGCCAAAGGCCGCGAGTCAGTAATCATCGACGACGAAAAGGCGCTCCCTGACGATTTGGTCGATTCGCGCGTGACCTATGTCCCTGACAAAAGAGCTATCTCCGAACGGATCAAGTCCGGCCAGGAGGTAAAGGGCGCCCATCTGGAGCGCGGCAAGTCTTCGATTCGTATCAAGTAA
- a CDS encoding single-stranded DNA-binding protein, translating into MPTLTDIGRIGRDAELRYTAGGDAVCNLAIACDYGRKGQDGKRPVQWVDATLWGKQAEAMAQYLVKGQQIHFTIDDAHVEVFTKSDQTQGVKLTGRVIVIKFAGSPPQQSQGNQPAQQPRQQRPAPQPSQQGVPPDAFDDDIPFAPLHHLTGA; encoded by the coding sequence ATGCCAACACTTACCGATATCGGCCGCATTGGCCGCGACGCTGAACTGCGGTACACCGCCGGCGGCGACGCTGTGTGCAACTTGGCTATCGCCTGCGACTATGGCCGCAAAGGCCAAGACGGCAAGCGGCCCGTGCAGTGGGTAGACGCCACGCTCTGGGGCAAGCAGGCCGAGGCCATGGCTCAGTATTTGGTCAAAGGCCAGCAGATACATTTCACCATCGACGACGCGCATGTCGAGGTTTTCACGAAGTCCGACCAGACGCAGGGCGTCAAGCTCACCGGGCGAGTGATCGTCATCAAGTTTGCCGGAAGCCCGCCGCAGCAATCACAGGGCAACCAACCAGCACAGCAACCACGACAACAGCGTCCTGCCCCACAGCCTAGCCAGCAAGGCGTACCGCCTGACGCATTCGACGACGACATCCCCTTCGCACCGCTCCACCATCTCACAGGTGCATAG
- a CDS encoding S24 family peptidase, with amino-acid sequence MKKRPLPQDRKEECLRLKAIFTSKKKELGLTQERLAHLLDMNQSSVSHYLNGVNPLNTGVAAAFSRILQVPVSSFSTRLAEEIDALAMVAQGATSNVEPGPPITTAPRRIEIMGTAQLGNDGYWVGLDNSDGWVETWTRDEDAYALRLKGDSMAPAIRNGWVAVCEPNHRLVPGEYVMVTTTDGQSMVKELLFESEDGVSVMSVNSAYERRNIAWTDIDKIHYVGAILGPSKVMCRL; translated from the coding sequence ATGAAAAAACGCCCTCTCCCCCAAGATCGGAAAGAGGAATGCCTTCGGCTGAAGGCGATCTTCACCTCCAAGAAAAAAGAACTGGGTCTCACTCAGGAGCGCCTGGCGCACCTTCTTGACATGAACCAGAGCTCAGTGAGCCACTATCTAAATGGTGTGAACCCGTTGAACACAGGGGTTGCCGCTGCTTTCTCGCGAATTCTCCAGGTTCCCGTTTCCAGCTTCAGCACGCGCCTTGCTGAAGAAATAGATGCCTTGGCAATGGTGGCTCAAGGGGCGACTTCTAATGTCGAGCCAGGACCGCCAATCACCACCGCACCTCGAAGGATCGAGATCATGGGTACCGCTCAGCTTGGAAATGACGGCTATTGGGTTGGCCTGGATAACTCGGACGGCTGGGTGGAGACCTGGACCCGCGACGAAGATGCCTACGCGCTACGGCTCAAAGGTGATTCCATGGCTCCAGCGATCCGCAATGGTTGGGTTGCCGTCTGCGAGCCAAACCACCGGCTGGTGCCAGGTGAGTATGTGATGGTGACCACAACTGACGGCCAGAGCATGGTCAAAGAGCTCCTCTTCGAGAGCGAGGACGGCGTGAGCGTGATGTCGGTGAATTCGGCTTATGAACGCCGGAATATCGCCTGGACTGACATCGACAAGATCCACTATGTCGGCGCCATCCTTGGCCCGAGCAAGGTCATGTGCCGCCTCTGA